GTCGGAGGCGGTGTCAATCTGCAGGCCGTTGTAGTAGTTTCCCGCCGAGTTGATCTGAGATGGCGCGCCGCCTTCCACCGTCACGCTGCCATAGGAGCCGGACCTGACGCCCGGCGCCAAGGTGGCAAAGCTGGTGATCTGGCGCATGTTGCCGTTGATCTCAAGCGGAAGGTCCGTCACTTCCTCATCCGGCAGCATCGAGTCAAGCTGAGGATCGGTGGTATCCATATGGATGGAATTAAGCGATGACACCTCCACTGTCTGGCTGATTGCGCCCACCGTGAGCTTGATATTGTTGGTCACCTGAGCGCCGACCTCAACAATCACATGCGTCTGCTCAAACTTTTGAAAACCGGTCGCTTCCACCGTGATGTCATACGTTCCAGCCGGCAGAGGCACGGTATAGAGTCCCACTGAGGATGCAGCGACATGCGTCTTGATCCCAGTGGCTTCATTCGCCAAAGTAATCTGCGCGCCCGGGATGGCGGCGCCCGATGGGTCCGCCACCCTTCCGGTCAATCCGGCGTTGTTCTGCGCGTGCAGCGACAATGGCTGCACGAGCAGCAGAAGCGGAAGAAGAAGAAGGGCGAGGGGCAAAGAGAGGCGGCCTCTCCGCGCCAGCGTCGTCTGCTCTCCAAACACCTTGCGCGATCCGTTCAGATTTTTCGGTTCCTGGTGTGGCATGGCACTCCTCCTCAAGTCTTCGTTCGGCTTTCTGCTCTTCGGGTTGAATAACTTCGCTTTCATTGCGCATGAATTGATGCGTGGATATCGTTGCCATGCGGCGTCGCAATTGCGCCCGCGTGGGCGCTGTTCTCTTGAAATGGCGCAGCATTCTGTGGCACTTGCTGTTCGGGGAAATTCCAGCCGCGCAGGGATACATGCGCGCTGCCGGTGCCTGCCGCGTCCACAGGAGCCTGGATGGTGACGGTTCGCTCTTCGCCCGGCAGCAGAGATAAATAGTTGTCACTGTAGTACGCAGGAAGGATGCGCGTGCCATCGGGGTGAAGCAATGTCAGCTTGAGCGCGATAGCCGCATCGGTACCGGTATTGCGCAGATGCACGCGCCATACCTTCTCTCTTCCACTTTGGACTTCCGCGTCAGCTGCAGACTTTACGCTGCTGTTCACCGAAGCCGGAGCGAGTTTATCCAGCGCGCGGTTGTCGGCAGGTTCTTTCGCAACCCAATAAAAGTTGTCGGCAATGAGCGCGCCCGACGCGTCGCGCAACTCCAACCGAACAAACACCAGCGGGTGCTTCTCAAAGAGGTCGTCGATAGGGAGCAGAAAGATCGGCGTGGTAACGTTTGCTGAAGCGTCAACGCTTACGTCCTTAGATACCAACGTCTCGTTCTCCGGCGACACGACCAGCGCATGAACATGCAGACCGCGCGCAGCATCACGCGTCGTGTTGACGACATCCACTGTGTGGTCGGAGAGATCCATTTGTATGTGCAGCGGCGCATTGGCCTTGCGGATGCCATAGAACGACGCCTGCGTGTCATAGTCCGAGCTGTACATCTGCCACATCGTGCTGGGCCAGGCCGGTTGCGTCATCCAGATCATGCGACCGCTGTTCGGCTTCCACAGGTGCGCGTACATGCCCTCATAGATCGCCTGGTGATCGACGTAGTTGAAGAGCTGGATGCGGCGCTCGAACTCCTGGAGCGAGTCGAACGCCCCAAGCTGCAGCGATAACTGGTGCATCAGTTCATGCGTGTTACCACCTTCGCTCTGGTGCCAATCGTGGTATGCCCATGCATCGCTGACAGGCCAGCGGTCTGAAGGAGCAACCGTATGCTCGAACGCCTCGCGCGTCGGAAAGGACGAGATGCCGAGTTCAACCGAGAAGCCACGATTTAACTTGCTGAAATATAGAGTCGGGTCGACCCAGTGATATGGTCCGCTCGGGCGCAGGTTCACCTGATTCGAGCTCGGCGAGTAGAAGCGCGTGCCGTCTTCCTCGTGGAACATGCGAATCAGTTTTTCGTTGAGCACAGGCGGCGGAACACCTTCGTTGCGCCCGCACCAGATCACGATGGAAGGGTGATTGCGATAGCGGCGCACGGTGTCTCGCGCGTTCTCGACAAACAGCTCCGGGTCGCCTGGTTCAGCGTTGTAATTCTGGGTGGATCCCCAGAAGTCGTTCCACACCATGAGGCCGTACTCGTCGGCAAGCTCGTAAAAGACCGGTTCGGTGTTCTGGCCCACCCAGTTGCGGATCATGTTCAGGTGCGCTTCGCGATGCAGCCGGAAGTAGGGTTCAAGGTGCGCGCGGCTGACGCGCTTAAGCATGTCGTCCATGCCCCAGTTCCCGCCGCGTACCGCGATGCGTACACCGTTCACCTTGATCACAAGGTCGGTGAGTTCTGGCTCATCTGTCACCGGATGCACGGCAGGCGTGTTCTCCGCGGCGCGGTCGATGGTCGAAGCCCATCCTGTTGCGGTCTGCCGCATGTCTTCGTGGCGGACGTCGACAGGATCGTAGCTCTTGCCGAGCGCGAGAGTGGGATCCACCTCCACGCGGCGAAGGTGGCCGGTGTGGTCGAAGAGCGTGAGTTCGTAAGTGACTTCGCGCACACCGAACGTGACGGTCCGCTCGTCAGAGACAGCGCCCGCGGCGGAGAGCGTGAGGTGCAGGTGATAAAGGTTGGGGTCGCCGTAACCATTCGGCCACCACAGGCGTGGATGCGAAAGGTGCAAGGCACTGAAGTGGTCCGGGGTCAGATGGAGTGTCGTGAGGCCGGGTGGCACGGTGATCGTCGTGTGCACCTGAACGCCTTCGAACGCGGCCTGGAGCGCAATAGTACGCGCTACATTTCCCTCGTTATGGACCGGCACGTTGATGTCGACGTCTGCGGTAGATATGTCCGGTAATGGCAAGCGCGTGACGACCTGCGGATCGCCCAGCGTTACGGCTCCCGTTTCTTCGAGGCTGACGCTCTGCCAGATGCCGGTGTCGCGGTCGCGAATCGCAGGCATCCAGTCCCATCCCTCGGTGTCGACGAAGGTCGGGCCGTCGATCAGCATGAGACCGCCGTCGTAACCCGGACCATCCTTCATCGACTGCTCAGCCGGGATGCCCGGATGGGGCGGCGGGGCGACCCGGACCGCCAATGCGTTCGAGCCTGCGTGCAGGAATCCAGTTACATCGAAGACCCCGCGCTCGAAGGCACCCTGCATTTCGCCTAGATTGTGTCCATTGAGCCAAACGTCCGCGGTGTAGTTGATGCCTCCAAAATGGAGTGTGAAGCGCCGGCCTGCTGCGCGTGCAGCGGGTGCGGCAAACTCCACCCGGTACCAATAGTCATGTTTGTTTAGCGACTCCGGGATGGCCAGATTGTTCAACCCGAAGTCCGGGTCCGGATATACGCCGCGATCAATGAGCGTGGTAAGCACCGTGCCGGGCACGGTTGCTACTATCCATTTGGCCTCAGAGGATTTCGCAAGACCGCTCAGATAGCCCGGCACAGAAATCTTCGCTCCAGCATCCGTCGGGATCGACTTGTCCGCGTTGGAATAGAGTCGCCAGTTCGCGGCGATTTCCCACGCGTCGGCCCGTGTTTGCTTTAATGTGGGTTCGGGCGGGGGCAGAGGATCGGGGTCCGGAGGCTCAGGCGCAGCACCGTGCGGCATCAGATCGGGGTCCTGCGGTTCGCGATAGCCCACCTGCTGCTTGGTCTGAACTGGCCAAGGTTTGGCGTTTTCCTCGCGGAGCTGCGCATCGAAATCCGGTGGCGTCGCGAAATCGTGCGCAATCTTTGCAGCGGATTTCGCCCCTTCCCTTACCCAGAAGCCTCCGATGTCACCGCTGAAGCGTGCCGCATCGCCGACCGGATCAGGTGCGAGCTCAATTTCCGGGGTCAGGTCGCTCTTTGGAGAGTGAGCCGTTCCCTCCGCGGTTCCATCTACATAAAGCGTCATGATCTGGCCGTCATCGCTGAGGGCCAATAGATGCCACGCGTTTGGAGTCAGGGACGTTGTTGCAACGAGCGAGGCACCCGCAGCCGAGCCAATCCCCGGATGTCCCTGCTGAAGCTGGAAGTAACACGCCGATGAATTTGGATCGCCTATGCCCGCGATCAGCGCGTCTGCGTCCGGCGTGTCCGTCCGGACCCACAGCTCTTCGGTCCGGGCGACCGTGCCGGCAAGTTCTTTTGGCAGCGGCTTGGTCAATGACGGGCCGCCCGCCACCAGATGCGCCAGGTAAGGCCCTGCTTCTGGGGGCTGCTGTGCATGGACGACACCGAATCCCAGCAGCCCAATCGCACTGGCTGCCTGGAGCAGCTTCCGTCCCGGAGACAAGATGCCGCGCTGAAACCCCGGTCGATTCTTCGCGTTTGTCGATGCGAGCTTTGGCGCTACTGCCACGGAACCCCCAAAAACCGGCTCCAGAGTAGGAGTCCCACTGGAAGTGGTCTAGGTTAGAGCGGTTCGGCTGTGTAACTTGGCAGTAAACATGCTTCCCGGCTGATTCGCACAACTGCCAGGCGGCCAATGAACCAACGGTCCAGGATGCGGAAGACGCAGGCAGGCTTGAAGTTCGGCGGCTTTGGCCGCCAATAGCGCTGTGCGAAACGGTTGAGCATAGAACGCGAACGGTGCTCTAATGGTTGGCACCTTGAGAGGCACGGTTAACGGGACGTTAACCACGTTAGAAGGCGCGGCAGTTATACTCGGGGGCAAGTCGGGAGCATGCTGACCAAAGACTATCGCCAGGAAACGGTGGATACCCCAGAGCTGGAAAACCGGGTGCCCGACGCCGTTCAGATCCGCGAGCACCTTGACGTTGTCCTCGCGAGCGACGAGTTCTCCGCAAGCCGTCGCGCCTCGGAACTGCTGCAACATGTCGTCGAACGTGCTCTCGCCGGTGATATGGGAAGCCTGAAGGAGCGGCTTCTTGGCGTGGAGATCTTCCACCGGCGCAGCGACTACAACACCAGCACGGACGCAATCGTGCGCGTCACGGCCAACGACGTTCGGCGTCGGCTAAGCCAGTTCTACTCCCGGCACCCTGACCAGCCTCTGCGCATTTCGCTTCCCCTGGGCTCCTATGTCCCGGACTTCATTCCGACGATTGCACACGTCCCGGACCCGGCGCAGGCGGGTGGTGTTCATGTGTCCAGCTCCTCCCTTCCCCACTCTGAACTTCCGCAGGGACACAGTTCTTCGCCTGCGCCGAGCGTCGATCCATCCGCTCCTGCCGCCACACCGATTCGAGCAAGCGGACGCGTTCTGCCGAAGCTGCAGTATGCCCTGGGACTGGTATTGGCGGTACTCGTCGGTTGGTGGTTCCACAGCATGGTGCACACACGCGATGTGCAGACAAACAGTGCCTATTCCTTTTATAACGACCTCCTTGGGCCGATCGGTCTAAACGGTCCGGGAAAGACTGAGATTGCTCTCACCAATCCCCATATGTTGCTCTACCTGGGGCTGAACAGCCCCGGTCCCGCGCTGGGTGCAAGTCCCAAGGACATCCCCGTTCCTTCGAATATGGCCGCCGTGTTGAATAAGAGCGCGAACGACAATCAGGCCGATTTTCCCTATCACCACTTCTTCGTGGACTACACCAACTACACCGGCATTGGTGAGGCCAAGGCTGCCTTTGGGCTGGCCCGTACTCTCGAGGCGACAGGCCGAACTGCCGAACTCACCGAGGAGCGCTTCCTTAATTGGGAGACCGCCCGCCAGGAGCCGCTCGTGATCCTCGGAGCTCCCCACGAGAGCAAGTTCGTTCAGGACACGCTCTCGGCGGCCAACTTCACGATTGGTTATGACTCGATCCATAATGCTCATCCGCTGCCCGGCGAGCAGACCGATTATTCCAAAAGCCGCGCAGGCGATGTGCTGGAGGACTACGGTCTTATCTGGATGACGCAGTCTCCTTCCGGCACGCGGATTTTAGTGCTGGCCGGATTGAGCAGCGCGGGTACAGCAGGCGTTGGTGAATTTTTCAGCGACCCGGATCGGATGAAGCCTGTATACCAGCAGCTTCGTGCCGCTGCAGGATCCAACAACTTCCCCGATTCCTGGCAGGTTCTGCTGCGCATTCAGGCGAGGCAGGATGTTCCGGTCAGCGTTACTCCAGTAGCGGTGCGAATCACTCGCAAGCCCTAGACATGACCGCGGAAGAGGCGATGCCAAGTAGTTAACTAACGTTCTTTCCGTCGTCTTCGCGGCCTGGCCATATCGCCATAACCCGCTGATTCTTCTCCCCGACGTCGCTCAGTTCCGCAAACGCAACGTCCCTAACGTTGCTACTCTTCCGGCACCGAACGATGATGCTTTGTGAAGACGAATTTGGAGCGCGGTGTGACCAACGCAGCCGCACGAAGTGGATTCCATCGGAATGACCGATCTGCTCAACCGTCGCACCTTTCTGCAAACAGCCACAGGAGCGGCGCTCGCTTCGTCACTGCCACTGAAGGCCACGACACCTGCTCGCTCGCAACCCAATCTGCTTTTTGTCTATACCGAGGGTCAGCGCGCAGATTGCATGAGCGTAGCCGGCCATCCGATTTTGCGCACTCCCAATCAGGACCGCATTGCCCGTGAGGGAACGCGCTTCACAAATGCTTTCTGCACCAACGCCCTTTGTGCACCCGCACGCGCCACGGTGATGACCGGCTTGTGGTCGCGCACCTCCGGCGCTCTGGACAACAAGCTGTTGAATACACCGCTGCCTGCAGACATCCCGATCTGGACCGACCTGCTGCGCGAGCAGGGCTATCGAACTGCGATGCTCGGCAAGGTGCATGTACGCAACGGCCTCAAGGAACGCTACTGGGACTACTACTTCGGTTTCAACGCCCCGGTGACGAACTATTACAAACCCAAGTTCGCCGAGGGCATCGCCGGCACGATCGGCCCGGAGAAGACCTACCGCGGTTACGCTGACGATCTTGTGACCGACCGCGCGCTGGCGTGGCTGGATCAGCTTAAGGGCAATGAACCGTTTTGCCTGAACCTCTGGTATCAGACACCTCACGCTCCGTTTTTCCGCCCGCGTCGGCTGCTCGATGCTTACAACGGTGTGCCCATCCCCAAGCCGGCCACCTTTGACGATGACCTTCGCGGCTATCCCGGAAAACCGAAACCGTTTGTGGAGGCAGACAACAAGATCGGCACCATCGACACAGGAGATGCCGTGCGCTCACTCGAGGAGCTGTGCAAGGATTACTACGCTGGCCTGACTGCCGTCGACCAGAACATCGGCCGCGTGCTCGAATGGCTGGACCAGCGTGGGCTCACGGATGACACAGCCATTGTTTTTAGCTCCGACCACGGTTATTTCCTTGGCGAATGGCGGCTGTTTGATAAGCGCCTTATGCATGAGCCTTCTATCAGGGTTCCTCTGATGGTGCGTTACCCTCGTCGTGTGAGGGAGGGCGAGGTGAGACCTGAAATGGCGCTGGACGTGGACCTGCCGCCGACAATGCTCGATCTCTGCGGTATAAAAGCCCCAGCGGGAATGCAGGGCCGTAGCCTGCTGGAGGTTGCGGCGCCGGGCTCCGCACCGTGGCGCAGGGATTGGCTCTACGATTACTACGAATATCCAGGATGGGAGAACGTGAAGCCGCATCGCGGCGTACGCACCGAGACCCACAAGCTGATCCAGTGGTATACGCAAGATCCGCAGGAGTGGGAGCTCTACGATTTGGCCAGCGATCCCAACGAAACGAACAACCTGTTTGGGAGACCGGAGCATGCCATGGTGCAGCAGCAGCTCATCGAGCGGTTGGATGAACTGCTGCGCGAAATTCCCGCACGCCACTCAGTCTAAAGGGAAAATTCGAGTAACTGGTTCCGCAGATTGTCCTTCGCCTAGTGATTATCTTCGGCGATTATTCCCAACTTCCCAAGCACCAGAATCCACCCAATTTCCGCGTCGGAGAGAACGGGCATCTCGACGTGAACGAGTCCCGCCAACCGCTTCAATGAGGCGTTTCCGCCACCATCAGTAACCGCGAAAGTACTAAAATCGTTTGGTAGGGCCGACCATTTCTTTTCGTGATCCGCACAGGGGTGGGTGAGATCGCTAGCTCTCTGGGGAACTTATACCTGTACTCCGAGACCTTTATGTCCCCATCCGTCGTCCATCGCCGTCGAGCATAGGTTGCGCTCTCGCGCCCTCGCTAGTCGAACTCTCATGACGGTGGCCAGGATCGCCCTGCACCGCGATTTACTCCGCTTCAGCCCCACTCGAAGGCAAGCTTTCCACAAAGCGATAGCCTACATAGGCGTCTGTCAATAGATAACGAGGGTTCGAAGGATCATCCTCAATCTTCTTGCGCAACTGCCGAACGAACGTTCTTACGTAGTCGACTTCGTCTCGAAACTCCGTGCCCCACACTGCAGTAAGCAGCTTGCCGTAGGTGACCGCGCGTCCTGCATTGAGCATAAGGAAGTACAGAATCTCGTATTCTTTTGGC
This is a stretch of genomic DNA from Acidobacteriaceae bacterium. It encodes these proteins:
- a CDS encoding sulfatase codes for the protein MTDLLNRRTFLQTATGAALASSLPLKATTPARSQPNLLFVYTEGQRADCMSVAGHPILRTPNQDRIAREGTRFTNAFCTNALCAPARATVMTGLWSRTSGALDNKLLNTPLPADIPIWTDLLREQGYRTAMLGKVHVRNGLKERYWDYYFGFNAPVTNYYKPKFAEGIAGTIGPEKTYRGYADDLVTDRALAWLDQLKGNEPFCLNLWYQTPHAPFFRPRRLLDAYNGVPIPKPATFDDDLRGYPGKPKPFVEADNKIGTIDTGDAVRSLEELCKDYYAGLTAVDQNIGRVLEWLDQRGLTDDTAIVFSSDHGYFLGEWRLFDKRLMHEPSIRVPLMVRYPRRVREGEVRPEMALDVDLPPTMLDLCGIKAPAGMQGRSLLEVAAPGSAPWRRDWLYDYYEYPGWENVKPHRGVRTETHKLIQWYTQDPQEWELYDLASDPNETNNLFGRPEHAMVQQQLIERLDELLREIPARHSV
- a CDS encoding LamG-like jellyroll fold domain-containing protein, whose protein sequence is MAVAPKLASTNAKNRPGFQRGILSPGRKLLQAASAIGLLGFGVVHAQQPPEAGPYLAHLVAGGPSLTKPLPKELAGTVARTEELWVRTDTPDADALIAGIGDPNSSACYFQLQQGHPGIGSAAGASLVATTSLTPNAWHLLALSDDGQIMTLYVDGTAEGTAHSPKSDLTPEIELAPDPVGDAARFSGDIGGFWVREGAKSAAKIAHDFATPPDFDAQLREENAKPWPVQTKQQVGYREPQDPDLMPHGAAPEPPDPDPLPPPEPTLKQTRADAWEIAANWRLYSNADKSIPTDAGAKISVPGYLSGLAKSSEAKWIVATVPGTVLTTLIDRGVYPDPDFGLNNLAIPESLNKHDYWYRVEFAAPAARAAGRRFTLHFGGINYTADVWLNGHNLGEMQGAFERGVFDVTGFLHAGSNALAVRVAPPPHPGIPAEQSMKDGPGYDGGLMLIDGPTFVDTEGWDWMPAIRDRDTGIWQSVSLEETGAVTLGDPQVVTRLPLPDISTADVDINVPVHNEGNVARTIALQAAFEGVQVHTTITVPPGLTTLHLTPDHFSALHLSHPRLWWPNGYGDPNLYHLHLTLSAAGAVSDERTVTFGVREVTYELTLFDHTGHLRRVEVDPTLALGKSYDPVDVRHEDMRQTATGWASTIDRAAENTPAVHPVTDEPELTDLVIKVNGVRIAVRGGNWGMDDMLKRVSRAHLEPYFRLHREAHLNMIRNWVGQNTEPVFYELADEYGLMVWNDFWGSTQNYNAEPGDPELFVENARDTVRRYRNHPSIVIWCGRNEGVPPPVLNEKLIRMFHEEDGTRFYSPSSNQVNLRPSGPYHWVDPTLYFSKLNRGFSVELGISSFPTREAFEHTVAPSDRWPVSDAWAYHDWHQSEGGNTHELMHQLSLQLGAFDSLQEFERRIQLFNYVDHQAIYEGMYAHLWKPNSGRMIWMTQPAWPSTMWQMYSSDYDTQASFYGIRKANAPLHIQMDLSDHTVDVVNTTRDAARGLHVHALVVSPENETLVSKDVSVDASANVTTPIFLLPIDDLFEKHPLVFVRLELRDASGALIADNFYWVAKEPADNRALDKLAPASVNSSVKSAADAEVQSGREKVWRVHLRNTGTDAAIALKLTLLHPDGTRILPAYYSDNYLSLLPGEERTVTIQAPVDAAGTGSAHVSLRGWNFPEQQVPQNAAPFQENSAHAGAIATPHGNDIHASIHAQ